From the genome of Ectobacillus sp. JY-23, one region includes:
- a CDS encoding conjugal transfer protein TrbL family protein, translating into MMLKSPIEYIKELLHELMNDIANAAFSWLKIYLFAPTDLSKYTYVSEAYDIIFMISVTLGGVFFTFNMFKLIIEKVGGYSQRGVQTIIVRTFLGGVLAVLAPFILQEVLLPFNNAIVQIFLDKGVTIDAFSKFVGVPGTVSTAILFSGLAMAIIFLLLAIQYIIRTVELLIILIMSPLAAWSIVNEDMNIWSVWWRETIATIFTQSLQMMTLWLALNTIGDAADLKDFIIGFGFMFFCLTGPSFLRKFLYSTGAGQKAVGVLGGAGKSVLVRYVTTKLVK; encoded by the coding sequence ATGATGCTGAAAAGTCCAATTGAGTATATAAAGGAATTATTACATGAATTGATGAATGATATTGCGAATGCTGCCTTTAGTTGGTTAAAAATCTATTTGTTCGCTCCGACAGATCTATCAAAATATACGTACGTATCAGAGGCATATGATATCATCTTTATGATTTCTGTTACGCTTGGCGGTGTGTTTTTTACATTCAATATGTTCAAGTTGATTATTGAGAAAGTAGGGGGGTACAGTCAAAGAGGGGTACAAACCATTATCGTGCGGACTTTTTTAGGAGGGGTGCTAGCTGTATTGGCACCATTTATTTTGCAAGAAGTATTGCTTCCATTTAACAATGCAATTGTACAAATTTTTCTAGATAAAGGTGTTACGATTGATGCTTTTTCCAAATTTGTTGGCGTTCCTGGTACTGTATCGACGGCGATTTTATTTTCAGGCTTGGCAATGGCAATTATTTTCTTACTGCTAGCTATTCAGTATATTATTCGTACTGTGGAATTGCTCATTATATTAATTATGAGCCCATTGGCAGCTTGGTCAATTGTCAATGAAGATATGAATATATGGAGCGTATGGTGGCGCGAAACCATTGCGACCATCTTTACACAAAGCTTACAAATGATGACGCTTTGGCTTGCGCTTAATACAATTGGAGATGCAGCAGATTTAAAAGATTTTATTATAGGATTTGGTTTTATGTTTTTTTGTTTAACTGGTCCCAGCTTTTTACGGAAGTTTCTATACAGCACAGGTGCCGGTCAAAAAGCTGTCGGTGTACTCGGAGGTGCCGGAAAATCAGTTTTGGTACGATACGTGACAACCAAGCTAGTGAAATAA
- a CDS encoding ABC transporter ATP-binding protein, which produces MLEVHIRSAGYKEAEAIITNVAFSVQAGELVALIGANGAGKSTTIKGILGMLPHMDGEVTVSNYAYVPEQPVYYDYLTLWEHMELLAATKELSQTWKDEALKLLHVFQMEESQHEYLGQFSKGMKQKAMLMLAFLAKPSIYIVDEPFIGLDPTAVRDFLKLLEEERKRGAGVLLCTHVLDTAERICERFLLVSKGTLLASGDITAIQQAADQPGESLLECFDSIVRRNYA; this is translated from the coding sequence ATGCTTGAGGTACATATTCGCTCTGCTGGCTACAAGGAAGCAGAGGCAATTATTACAAATGTAGCTTTCTCCGTACAAGCAGGAGAATTAGTCGCGTTAATAGGTGCAAATGGTGCTGGAAAAAGTACAACCATTAAAGGAATTTTAGGTATGCTCCCACATATGGATGGAGAAGTTACGGTGAGTAACTATGCCTATGTTCCAGAGCAGCCTGTATATTACGATTATCTTACATTATGGGAGCATATGGAATTGCTTGCTGCTACAAAGGAATTGTCACAGACGTGGAAGGATGAGGCATTAAAACTTTTGCATGTATTTCAAATGGAAGAAAGTCAACATGAATACTTGGGACAGTTTTCAAAAGGCATGAAGCAAAAAGCAATGCTAATGCTTGCTTTTTTAGCAAAACCTTCGATATATATTGTGGATGAGCCATTCATTGGATTGGATCCGACGGCGGTGCGGGATTTTTTAAAGCTACTTGAGGAAGAACGAAAAAGAGGCGCAGGTGTGTTACTTTGTACCCATGTACTTGATACAGCAGAACGAATCTGCGAACGCTTTTTATTGGTTTCCAAAGGTACATTGCTTGCAAGCGGTGACATAACCGCAATTCAACAGGCAGCAGATCAACCGGGAGAATCCTTATTAGAATGCTTTGATAGCATTGTGAGGAGGAACTATGCGTAA
- a CDS encoding ABC transporter permease: MRNLFYQRLLYEWRQKWRVLRSVVDWTIALYFVVPVLVFVGIYHASLWDQTPTWVHTIPLPILCVPVLSLLSLGGVRSFLEAADSLFLIQSPHLQSVVKKGIGYTFLTVGIWMTVLTLYGLPLLQNGYELSVQQVVGVWFFMVYMVIVQRCLQDLIYSDLWWERLLYGFVTRVVIILLTSGGVWLLLHKPVFLLFYSILLIIIWRCLQLKLRYRFAFLREVEREQKEAMKWTSTVMIGGGHVPKPVETKKPRIFPQSKRLLKTRKKEWVIAELFCKEYVRTDTNRQFYFMTMSYSALSLWITPWWIASIIIAFASFALFKQSGEQWKVFKDKPIIRLYCAEGEVLLMGEPRLLVLVPALMLYMIAIVAVAYIWVALALVILLVVLCIPYVFFASKQKGN; this comes from the coding sequence ATGCGTAATCTTTTTTATCAGCGATTGTTATACGAGTGGAGGCAAAAGTGGAGGGTACTTCGTTCAGTGGTGGACTGGACGATTGCTTTGTATTTTGTAGTTCCGGTGTTAGTGTTTGTTGGTATTTATCATGCATCATTATGGGATCAAACACCAACATGGGTTCACACAATTCCACTTCCAATTCTATGTGTGCCAGTATTATCACTGTTATCTCTCGGCGGTGTTCGCTCCTTTTTAGAAGCGGCGGACAGTCTATTTTTAATACAGTCGCCTCATTTGCAATCAGTAGTCAAAAAGGGGATAGGGTACACATTTTTAACAGTGGGTATTTGGATGACCGTTTTAACGTTGTATGGACTGCCATTACTGCAAAATGGCTATGAACTTAGTGTACAGCAGGTGGTGGGGGTGTGGTTTTTTATGGTGTATATGGTAATAGTACAGCGTTGTCTACAAGATCTTATCTACTCGGATCTATGGTGGGAACGCTTGCTTTACGGATTTGTAACACGAGTGGTCATCATTTTGTTAACAAGTGGTGGCGTATGGCTTCTATTACATAAACCTGTGTTTCTTTTGTTTTATAGCATACTACTCATTATCATCTGGAGATGTTTACAATTAAAACTGCGTTATCGCTTTGCTTTTTTAAGAGAGGTAGAGCGGGAGCAAAAAGAAGCGATGAAATGGACGTCTACTGTGATGATTGGTGGTGGACATGTTCCAAAACCAGTTGAAACTAAGAAGCCGCGTATTTTTCCGCAGTCTAAGAGGCTATTAAAAACCCGCAAAAAAGAGTGGGTGATTGCTGAGTTATTTTGTAAAGAGTATGTGCGTACAGATACAAATCGCCAATTTTATTTCATGACCATGTCATATAGTGCATTATCTCTATGGATAACGCCTTGGTGGATTGCTTCTATTATAATAGCGTTTGCGTCTTTTGCGTTATTTAAGCAATCAGGAGAACAATGGAAAGTATTTAAGGATAAGCCAATAATTCGTTTATATTGCGCTGAAGGAGAAGTTCTACTAATGGGTGAACCACGTCTGCTTGTATTAGTGCCAGCACTTATGTTATACATGATTGCGATTGTTGCTGTTGCATATATATGGGTAGCTCTTGCGTTAGTTATTCTTCTCGTAGTCTTATGTATTCCATATGTATTTTTTGCAAGTAAACAAAAAGGGAATTGA
- a CDS encoding GNAT family N-acetyltransferase, with amino-acid sequence MIREALIHDAMQIVAIKQEIITTTFFFVSAPEEIPKDVQREKQKIEESKTKGNLILVAEVNEEVVGFLEFKRNPMQRLNHTGSFGMAIQKEHRGVGIGTSMLGHLIAWALVQEGLEKICLGVLSNNERALHVYHKLGFQEEGRQRKQVRFEDGTYADDIWMALHLEKRRKET; translated from the coding sequence ATAATTCGAGAAGCACTTATACATGATGCTATGCAAATTGTAGCAATTAAACAAGAAATTATTACAACAACCTTCTTTTTTGTATCCGCGCCGGAAGAAATACCAAAAGATGTACAACGAGAGAAACAAAAAATTGAGGAATCAAAAACAAAGGGGAATTTGATATTAGTTGCCGAAGTAAATGAAGAAGTGGTAGGATTTTTGGAATTCAAACGAAATCCGATGCAACGCCTCAATCATACGGGGTCATTCGGTATGGCGATTCAGAAGGAGCATCGCGGCGTTGGCATAGGAACAAGTATGCTTGGTCATCTTATTGCGTGGGCATTGGTACAAGAAGGATTAGAAAAAATATGCCTAGGCGTACTATCTAACAATGAACGGGCACTGCACGTATATCACAAGCTTGGTTTTCAGGAAGAAGGTCGCCAACGTAAACAAGTGCGTTTTGAAGACGGTACATATGCCGACGATATTTGGATGGCACTTCATCTTGAGAAGAGGAGGAAAGAAACATGA
- a CDS encoding thymidylate synthase — MSKNERTYLDLCEYVLKHGTNKEDRTGTGTRSLFGYQMRFDLNEGFPLLTTKRIPFRLIASELLWFIKGDTNIRYLLQHNNNIWNEWAFKRWVESSDYTGPDMTNFGLRAQTDEVFAAQYEKQMVFFKESILTDDAFAKKYGELGDVYGKQWRAWTTSTGDTIDQLKDVIATIKVNPDSRRLIVSAWNPEDVPTMALPPCHTLFQFYVLEGKLSCQLYQRSADIFLGIPFNIASYALLTHLIAHECGLEVGEFIHTLGDAHIYTNHIEQIETQLQREPKPLPTLKLNPDKRSVFDFEMDDIVVEGYESHPSIKAPVAV; from the coding sequence ATGAGTAAAAACGAACGTACATATTTAGATTTATGTGAGTATGTTTTAAAGCATGGAACGAATAAAGAAGATCGTACGGGAACGGGAACTCGCTCTTTATTCGGATATCAAATGCGCTTTGATTTGAACGAGGGCTTTCCTTTATTAACAACGAAACGTATTCCATTTCGATTGATTGCAAGTGAACTGCTTTGGTTTATAAAGGGTGATACAAATATCCGCTATTTACTGCAGCACAACAATAATATATGGAATGAGTGGGCTTTTAAGAGATGGGTGGAAAGCTCTGATTATACAGGTCCTGATATGACAAATTTTGGACTTCGTGCACAGACAGATGAAGTTTTTGCTGCACAATATGAAAAGCAAATGGTGTTTTTTAAAGAGAGCATTTTAACAGATGATGCTTTTGCTAAAAAGTATGGGGAGCTCGGAGATGTATATGGCAAGCAATGGCGCGCTTGGACAACGTCCACCGGTGACACCATTGATCAGCTAAAAGATGTCATTGCAACAATTAAAGTCAATCCTGACTCGAGAAGACTTATTGTGTCTGCTTGGAATCCGGAAGATGTGCCAACCATGGCACTTCCACCTTGTCATACATTGTTTCAATTTTACGTATTAGAGGGCAAGTTATCTTGTCAGCTCTATCAAAGAAGTGCAGACATTTTTCTTGGCATTCCGTTTAACATTGCTAGCTATGCTTTGCTTACCCATCTGATTGCACATGAATGCGGACTTGAGGTAGGGGAATTTATTCATACTCTTGGTGACGCGCATATTTATACCAATCACATTGAACAGATAGAGACGCAGCTGCAGCGCGAACCTAAACCCTTACCAACGTTAAAATTAAATCCGGATAAACGCTCTGTATTTGACTTTGAGATGGATGATATTGTAGTGGAAGGGTATGAATCGCATCCGTCTATCAAAGCACCGGTTGCAGTATAA